The following are encoded together in the Lactuca sativa cultivar Salinas chromosome 1, Lsat_Salinas_v11, whole genome shotgun sequence genome:
- the LOC111921477 gene encoding ankyrin repeat-containing protein BDA1, whose protein sequence is MNRRLNQAAWNGDVDHLLKEIDKNPSMLHAVALEGSETPLHIACFAGHVNFASTVIKLRQDFSRELNQDGFTPLHIAAACGHTEIVKELLKVDIGLCLIKGKDRKIPLHLAVVKGKVEVVRELLLASVDSVECTTARLETSLQLAVKNNQFEVFQVLVHHLKQVNKEDLVNSKDVHGNTILHLSVSMKQYEVVDFLLNGQVTSKEKIELNSLNNRGLTPLDMLLMFQSEAGDREIEEILVKSGALKSENLQSQAYPQEERPNHPDTRHENPRSPARAMLDYFKYNNLKESPTIVRNTLLVVVILITTATYQPALSPPGGAWQDDSIPSAGNNTSSSTANITTSIKRHTAGTAIMGTENPIAYSIFLFANSMGFYMSVHMIYVLTDAFPLQLELKISLIAISATYVACMNAIAPNSYITFGFIGISIAMPFGIPFAITLYRNYLKKSRSTSHQRSEERI, encoded by the exons ATGAATCGAAGGCTGAATCAGGCAGCATGGAATGGGGATGTTGATCATCTGCTTAAAGAGATCGACAAAAACCCATCTATGCTTCATGCCGTAGCATTGGAGGGTAGTGAGACTCCCTTACACATAGCTTGCTTCGCTGGACATGTCAACTTCGCATCAACAGTCATCAAACTGAGGCAGGATTTTTCTAGGGAGCTTAACCAAGATGGTTTTACCCCTTTGCACATAGCAGCTGCTTGTGGGCATACCGAAATTGTTAAGGAGCTTCTCAAAGTTGACATTGGTTTGTGTTTGATCAAAGGAAAAGACAGAAAAATTCCTCTCCATTTGGCTGTGGTGAAAGGTAAAGTTGAAGTTGTCAGAGAGTTGCTTTTGGCGAGCGTGGATTCTGTGGAATGCACGACTGCGCGACTTGAGACTTCGCTCCAACTAGCAGTGAAGAACAACCAATTCGAAGTTTTCCAAGTTTTGGTTCATCATCTGAAGCAAGTAAACAAGGAAGATCTTGTGAATTCTAAGGACGTTCACGGCAATACAATCTTACACCTTTCCGTCTCCATGAAGCAATATGAG GTGGTTGACTTTCTACTTAATGGGCAAGTTACCAGTAAGGAGAAGATTGAGTTGAATTCCTTAAACAATAGAGGTTTAACTCCTCTTGATATGCTACTAATGTTCCAAAGTGAAGCTGGTGATCGGGAAATTGAAGAGATTCTTGTCAAATCGGGAGCTTTAAAATCTGAAAACTTACAATCTCAAGCGTATCCACAAGAAGAAAGACCAAACCATCCTGACACAAGACATGAAAACCCTCGATCTCCAGCTAGAGCTATGTTAGACTACTTCAAATACAACAACCTCAAAGAATCTCCTACAATAGTAAGAAATACCCTTCTCGTGGTTGTTATTCTGATCACAACCGCAACCTATCAACCAGCACTTAGTCCTCCCGGAGGTGCTTGGCAGGATGATTCCATTCCATCCGCAGGCAATAATACATCATCATCTACAGCGAATATTACCACTTCTATTAAACGACACACCGCAGGAACTGCTATTATGGGTACCGAAAATCCGATAGCATACAGTATATTTCTGTTTGCCAATTCCATGGGGTTCTACATGTCAGTTCACATGATTTACGTACTCACAGATGCTTTCCCTTTGCAGTTGGAATTGAAGATTTCATTGATTGCAATCAGTGCAACCTACGTTGCTTGCATGAATGCAATTGCGCCAAATAGTTATATAACCTTTGGTTTTATTGGAATTTCGATTGCTATGCCTTTTGGGATACCATTTGCGATCACGCTTTATAGAAATTATTTGAAGAAGTCAAGAAGTACATCGCATCAGAGAAGTGAAGAAAGGATTTGA